The Phaeobacter sp. A36a-5a genomic interval TATTGGGCGCGCCGCAACTACGCCTCGGAAACCGACGGGCGGATGCTCAATCGCCTGCCGATGATGCGGGCCGAACTGGATCAGCTGATGGTGGATCCGCAGCTGGCACGCCTGCACAGAGAGGCCGTGCAATGGCATAGGGCCAAAATCGACGATCTGAAATCTCAGCCGGAATACGCCAATCTATATGAAAACCTGACCGAGGTCGCGCGCCCGGATGCGATCTACCTCACCAAGCTTGAGGATCAGGCCGAGGCAGGCACCCCGGCAGGTGTGCAGATCCCCGAACCGGAGGCGCTGCTGCTCTCTCCCGCCCAGATCAAGGCCAAGACCCGGCTGCTGAAAGAGATGGTGCAGGGCAAGATCCGCGTTGCGGACCTGAAAACACGCGAGGCCGAGCTGGGAGCCGATATCGATATCGCCGACCTCGCCCAGAAGATGCAGCGCCCCTCTGCGCCTGCGCCTGCCGTCGTCGCGCCTGCCCCGGCGCCTGCCAGCCGCGTGGTCACGATCGCGCCGGCCGCTACCAATGCCCAGATCAAAAATCAGGGCGCCCTTGATCGTTCCGCCGTCAGGCGTCCGGACGCGCCGGACAGCGCCCAACCGATGACCGGTGATGCACGGTTCACCGACATGCGCGCCCATGCCGCCCAGCGTGCCGGCTTCTTCTGGGAGGACAAGGACAACGCGCTGTTTTACGAGCCTTCTGGCAAGCGGCTGGTGGTCAGCTTCGACAATATCCATGTCGTCCAGCAAAAGGAGGGCCAGCGCTGGCCCTGGGGTTACAAGCTGCTGTCGCAGACCATGGGCTGTTCGGTGCTTGGCGTGATCGGCGCCAAGCGGAACTGGTTCCGCAACCCCTTTGTGCATGACAGCTTTGACCAGCTGCGCGACAGCGGCTTCTTTGCACAATTTGACGAGGTTCTGTTCTATGGCGCCTCCATGGGGGCCTTTGGCGCACTCACCTATTCGCAATGCGCACCAGGCTCCAAGGTCTTTGCCATCGCGCCGCAGACCACGCTCGACCGTCGCATCCTGCCGGATGACAACCGCTGGGGCTGGACCGCGCGTCTGGATTGGGAGGACCGCTATGCGGATGCAGCGCAGGCGACCCAGTCGGCAGAGGATGTCGTGGTCCTGTACGACCCCTATTTCGCGCCGGATGTGGAACAGGTGAACCGGCTCACAGGTGACAATATCCGCAAGATGAGGATGCCGTTCTTCGGCCACCAGCTGCCACAGGCGCTGGCCAATATGAACATCCTCAAACCGATGCTGAACGAAATCTGCGAGGGCCGTTTCACCTCCCAACGGTTCTACCAACTGCTGCGCGCGCGTCGCGATCTGCCCCGATACCAGCACGACCTCCTGATGAAGGCCGAGGAGAAAAACCACAGGAAACTGGCCATTCAGGTCTGCGAATACACGCTGAAGAAACGCAATGCGAAAAACATTCGCAACTCGCTGGAACGGCTGCGTGCCGAACTCGCCGAGGCAGAGGGCTAGGTCATGACAACACGCCCTGCAAAGACGGCTCAGCGTCTGATCATCACCTGTATGAAAAACGAAGGCCCCTTCATCCTGGAATGGGTCGCCCACCACCGCGCCCTCGGGTTCGATCATATCCTGGTTTTCACCAATGACTGCGACGACGGCACTGTCGAGCTGCTCGATGCGCTGGCGGCCCGTGGCTATGTCACCCGGATGGACAACCCTTATCAGGAGATGGGCAGCGGCTATAATCCGCAGAAAGGTGCGTTGAAATTCGCAGAAGGTCTTGATCTGGTCCGGGAGGCCGAGTGGGTTCTGGTCTCTGATGTGGATGAGTTCGTGAACATTCACGTTGGCGACGGCGACCTCGACAGCCTTTTTGCTGCCACCGGTGATCCCGACATGATCTCGATGCAATGGCGCCTGTTCGGCAACAGTTTCCGCGATTCCTATGAGGACGTGCTGCTGACCCAGCAGCATACCTATTGCGCGCCCAAATACTGCCCTGCCCCGATCCAGGCCTGGGGCATCAAAACCCTGTTCCGAACGCGAGGGGACCATGTCGCCGGAGGCTATGACCGCATTGGCGTCCACCGTCCGCTGAAACGGCGCATAGAGGGGATGCCGAATTGGGTGGCAGGCACGGGAAAACCGGTGCCCGAGGATATGGCCGATCAGGGCTGGCGTTTCGGCATTCGCGACCACGGCTACGACATGGTGACGCTGAACCATTACGCCGTACGCAGCACCGAGAGCTTCCTTGTCAAACGCGACCGTGGCCGGGTGAACCATGTGGAGCGCGACCAGGGGCTGGCCTATTGGATGCGCATGAATTTCAACATGGAACAGGATCTCACCATACAGCGCCGCCTTCCGGCAACGAAAAAGGAACTGACCCGGCTCAAACGGCTCAAGGGGATCAAGGCGCTGCATGACGCTGCGGTCACCGCCCACCGCAGCAAGATCACCGAGCTGATGGCGCGCGACGACATGAAGGCCTTCTACGAAGAGATCTCCTCGGCAAAGCTGACGCTGCTTTCACGGCATCTGAATTTCGTCTCCCGTGCCCAGTTCAACGATGGCCCGGACGCAATCTCTCCCGACCTGATACGGCGGCTGGAACAGGTGCCTGTCCTCTAGCAGCCGGAATCCCGAGGCGCGGATCCCTGCGCTACTCCGCTTTCAGGCGAAACCGCTGGATCTTGCCGGTTTCGGTTTTCGGCAGGGCGTCGATGTAGACGATATCGCGGGGATATTTATAGGGCGCGATGGTCGCCTTGACGTGGTCCTGAAGCGCCTTGGTCAAAACATCCGACGGGCTGCTGCCCTCGGCCAGCACCACATGCGCCTGCACAATCTCTCCGCGCGCCTCATCCTTGGCGCCAATGACCGCGCATTCGGCCACCGCCTCATGCGACAGCAGCGCCGCCTCGACCTCCGGGCCTGCGATATTATACCCGGCCGAGACAATCATATCGTCATTGCGCGCCGCAAAATGCAGATAGCCATCAGCGTCCATCACGAAACTGTCACCGGTGATGTTCCAGCCATCGCGCACATAGCTGTCCTGACGCGTATCCGCCAGATAGCGACAACCCGTCGGCCCCTTGACCGCCAGCCGGCCAATCTCGCCGCGCGGCGCCTCTTTGCCCTCCGCATCCAGCACCCGCACCTGATACCCCCGGACCGGCTTGCCAGTACAGGCCGGGCGATGATCGTCGAACCGGTTGGAGATAAAGATATGCAGCATCTCCGTCGCCCCGATCCCATCCAGCATCGGTTTGCCAGTCTGCGCCATCCAATCCTCATAAACCGGCGCGGGCAGCGTCTCGCCCGCAGAAACAGCCGCCCGCAGCGACGACAGATCGGCCCCCTCCTCCATCGCGCGCAACATCACCCTGTAGGCGGTTGGCGCGGTAAAACAGACGGTCGCCCGGTATTTCTCAATAATCTCGATGAGATTCGGCGGCGAGGCATTCTCCAGCAATGTCGCCGCCGCCCCGAACCGCAGCGGAAAAATCGCAAGCCCGCCAAGGCCGAAGGTAAACGCCAGCGGCGGCGAGCCGACAAAGATATCTTCGGGCGTCACGCCCAGTACTTCCGCCGCGTAGCCATCCGCAATCATCAACAGATCACGGTGGAAATGCATGGTCGCCTTGGGCGCGCCGGTGGTGCCCGAGGTAAAGCCCAGCAGCGCCACATCGTCCCGGCCCGTGGCCACAGCCTCGAAACTCACCGGCTTTTCCAGCGCCAGCCGGTCCAGCTCGGCATCATGGTTGGAGGTGCCATCAAACCCCACAACGGACGTCAGATATGCCGAGGTCTTGGCGCAGCTCACCAACTCCTCCATAAGCCGCGTGTCGCAGAGCGCATGGCTGATCTCAGCCTTGTCGACGATCTTGGCCAGCTCCCCCGTCCGCAGCATCGGCATGGTGTTAACAACCACCGCCCCCGCCTTGGTCGCTGCCAGCCAGCAGGCCACCATGGCCGGGTTATTGGCCGAACGGATCAGCACCCGGTTGCCCGGCTTCACCCCCAAATCCTCCACCAGAACATGGGCCAGCCGGTTGGTCCAATCGGCCAGTTCCTTGTAGGTGCGTCGCCGCCCGTTGCCGATCAGGGCGGTATGGTCGCCAAATCCCCTGGCCACCATGGCATCGGTCAGTTCGACCGCGGCATTGAGCCGCTCGGGGTAGTCGAACCCCTCCATCAGGAACTCCGGCCACTGATCTGCCGGCGGCAGGTTATCGCGGGTGAATGTGTCGATATGTGCGCTTGGTCCCAGCATCTCAGCCCCCTTTTTGAAACGCGGAAATCGCCTGACGGGCGATCACCACACGCTGCACATCCGAAGCCCCCTCGTAGATCCGCAACGCTCTGATATCGCGATAGAGTTCCTCGACCTTCTGGCCCTGCCGCACGCCGTCACCGCCATGCAGCTGTACCGCCCTGTCGATGACTTGCTGCGCCTGGTCGGTGGAAAACAGCTTTGCCATGGCGGCCTCGCGGGTGATCCGCGCCGCGCCGCTGTCCTTGGCCCAGGCGGCACGGTAAACCAGCAGGGCGCTCGCATCCACATCCAGCGCCATATCGGCGATATGGCCCTGTACCATCTGCAAATCCGCCAGCGGCGCGCCCTGCACATGGCGCGTCGTCACCCGTGCCAGCGCCTCGTCCAGCGCCCGGCGGGCAAACCCCAGCGCAGCCGCCGCCACGGTGGAGCGGAATACATCCAGCACCGACATCGCAATCTTAAAACCGGCCCCCGCCTCCCCCAGCAGGGCGCTGCGCGGGATCCGGCAATCTGTGAACCTCAGCCTCGCCAATGGATGCGGCGCCAGTGTCTCCAGCCGCTCCACCACCTCAAACCCCGGCAGGCCCGCAGGCACCACAAAGGCCGAGAGCCCCTTCGCCCCCGGTCCCTCGCCGGTACGGGCAAACAGAGTATAGACATCGGCAATCCCGCCGTTGGAGATCCAGGTTTTCTCCCCGTTCAGAACGTAATGATCGCCATCCAGCGTCGCGGTCATGGTGGAATTGGCCACATCCGACCCCGACTGCGGCTCCGTCAGGGCAAAGGCCGCGATCGCCTTGCCCGAGCGGGTCAGCGGCAACCACTCCTGCCGCTGTGCCGCGCTGCCAAACAGGGAGATCGCCCCGGTCCCCAGCCCCTGCATCGCAAAGGCGAAATCCGCCAGACCGTCGTGCCGCGCAAGCGTTTCGCGGATCAGGCAGAGCGTGCGCACATCCAGCGCCTCTCCGGCCATGGCGCCGGAATTCTGCGTCCAGCCGCCTGCACCAAGCGCCGCAACCAGCGCCCGGCAGGCCGCGTCGGTATCGCCGTGATCGATATCCGCCAGCGCCCCGGCAGCCCAGCTCTCCAGCTCCTCCGCCAGCGCCCGATGGCGTTCTTCGAAAAACGGCCAGCTCAGAAACGTCCTATCCGCCATATCGCTCCTCCCGAGACAGGGCAGCGCCTGTCATCTTTCCCCAAATACTCCCGCCGGAGGCCTCTGCGCCCTCCTCCGGCGCCGGGGTCTCCGGGGGTCGGATCAATCCCCTTCAAACAGGGGTTTTTCTTTCTTCACAAAGGCCTGATAGGCGCGCTCGAAATCGGCCGTCTGCATGCAGATCGCCTGCGCCTGCGCCTCCGCTTCGATGGCCTGTTCGATCGACATCGACCATTCCTGCGCCAGCATGGTTTTGGTCATCATATGACCAAAATTCGGACCCGAAACGATCCGCTCGGCCCAGTTGCGCGCCTCAGCCATCAGCTCGTCAGCCGCCACGATACGGTTGTGAAACCCCCAGGCATGGCCCTCATCCGCGCTCATGGATCGCCCGGTATAAAGCAACTCCGCCGCCCGTCCCTGACCGATGATCCTCGGCAGGATAGCACAGGCGCCCATGTCGCAGCCCGCCAGCCCGACGCGGGTAAACAGAAAGGCCGTCTTGGCCTCGGGCGTGGCGATCCGGATATCCGAGGCCATCGCGATGATCGCACCGGCCCCGACACAGACGCCGTCCAGCGCGGCGATGATCGGCTTGCCACAATTCACCATCGCCTTGACCAGATCGCCGGTCATGCGGGTAAAGGCCAGCAGCTCCTTCATCGACATCTTCGTCAGGGGGCCAATGATATCATGCACATCGCCGCCGGAGCTGAAGTTGCCGCCGTTGGGTGCAAAAACCACCGCCTTTACGTCGTCATCGTAATGCAGCTCGCGAAACCAGTCGCGCAGCTCGGCATAGCTCTCAAAGCTCAGCGGGTTCTTCCGCTCGGGCCGGTTCAGCGCAACCGTTGCGACACCCGCGTCAACAGAGCACAGAAAATACTTGGTATCCGTCGAGATCATCCCTTGCGTCCTTCATTCTCAAGCCGTTTAGCCACCTGATCCAGAGCGTCGGACAGTGTCTGCACCTCCGCCTCCTGCACGCTGTCAAACATCCGGTCGATCCAGGCCTCATGCGCGGCGGCCTGGCGGGCAAATTCCGCCACCCCCGCCTCGGTCAGCCGCACCCGGCTGGCGCGCCGGTCACCGGGGACCTTTTCACGCTGCACGTGGCCATCATCCACCAGCCGCTCGACGATGCCGGTCACATTGCCGTTGGAGACTTTAAGCACGCCGGAGAGTTCACTCATCTTCAGCCCGTCAAGATGCTGGCTCAGCGCTGCCATCACGTCAAAACGCGGCAAAGTCGTGCTGAACTCCTGCCGCAGGTTCTCGCGGATTTCGCTTTCCACGGCGCGGGTGGCCTTCAGAACCTTGAGCCACAGCCGCAGCCGGTCCTTGGAGCGGTCGGTCTGCATCAGATCTCGCCTCCGGTGATCGGCAGCGCACTGCCATTGATGGATGCGGCAGCCGTCCCGGCCAGATAGAGCGCGGCATCCGCTACCTCCTCCGGCTGGATGAACCGCCCCTGTGGATTGCCTGCACGCAGGGATTTCGCCGCGTCTTCAGCGCTCATGCCGGTGGTCGCCACAATGGTGGCGATCGACCGCTCCAGAAGCGGCGTCTCAATGAACCCCGGACAGATCGCATTCACCGTGATCCCGCTGCGCGCCAGCTCCTGCGCCAGCGCCCGTGTCAGACCGATGACCCCGTGTTTGGCCGCACAATAGCCCGCGACATAGGGGTATCCCTTTAGCCCCGCAGTGGAGGCCACGGCGATCATCCGTCCCCAGCCTTCGGCCTTCATATCGGGCAGCGCCGCCTGCCACAGGTTGAACACCCCCGACAGGTTGACGGCAAGCGCCGCTGCGAAATCGCCCTCATCCATTCTGGCAAAGGGCTTGGAAGGCGCCGCACCCGCGTTGGCAATGGCAATGGTGATCGGGCCCTGCTGTTCACGGGCCGCCGCAAGCGTCTCGCGGACCGCCTCGGCATCGGTGACATCACAGGCCAGTGGCAGGCCATCCACCTCGGCGGCGACCTCCTCCAACGGTGCCTTGCGCCGCCCCAGCAGCGTTAGCCGCGCGCCCTGCGCCGCAAAGCCCCGCGCAAGGGCGGCACCCACGCCAGAGCCTCCGCCGGTGATTACCACATGTTTCCCGCAGATCTCGCTCATGCCCGGATCACCTCCGCCTCACGGTCGGCCAGACGCCAGGCCTGATCGCGCCCGGCCTGATAGGGCAGCGGCCAGTCTGCATGGCGATCACCGATCCGCGCCGCCTCATGCAGGGTCCAGTAGGGATCTGCCAGATGTGGCCGCCCGACACAGACCAGATCCGCCCGGCCGGCCATCAGGATCGAATTGGCGTGATCCGCCTCATAGATATTGCCCACCGCCATGGTCGCAATGCCCGCATCATTGCGGATCCGATCCGAAAACGGTGTCTGGAACATCCGGCCATAGACCGGCCGTGCCTCGGGTGTGGTCTGTCCGGCGGAGACGTCGATGATATCCGCGCCCGCCGCGGTGAACGCCCGCGCAATCTCGACCGCCTCTTCCGGCGTGACGCCTTCATCGCCGACCCAATCGTTGGCGGAAATACGCACGGACATCGGCTTGCTTGCAGGCCAGGCTGCCCGCATCGCCTCGAACACCTCCAGCGGGTAGCGCAGACGGTTTTCCAGCGCGCCGCCATACTCATCGGTTCGAATGTTGGATTTGGGCGAGATGAAGGATGAAATCAGATAACCATGCGCCGCGTGAAGTTCGATCATGTCAAACCCGGCGCGATCCGCCATCTGAGCTGCGGCCACGAATTGCGCCTTGATGGCCTCCATTTCCTGCGCTGTGATCTCACGCGGGGCCGGATTATCCTCAGTCCACGCAAGCGCAGAGGCCGAAACCGTCTCCCAGTTCCCCTCTGGCAGCGGCGCGTCCATGGTCTCCCAGCCCAATTGGGTGGAGCCTTTGCGGCCCGAGTGGCCGATCTGACAGCAGATCTTGGCGTCGGTCTCGCTGTGTACGAACTCCGTCAGCCGCGTCCAGGCGGCCTCATGCTCGGGCGCGTAAAGCCCCGGACAGCCGGGCGTGATCCGCCCCTGCGCCGACACACAGGTCATTTCGGTATAGACCAGCCCTGCTCCGCCCTTGGCGCGTTCGCCGTAGTGGATCAGATGCCAGTCGGTCGGGCAGCCATCCTTGGCCTTGTACTGCGCCATCGGCGACACCACGACACGGTTCTTCAGCTGCATCTCCCGCAGCCGGTAGGGGGCGAACATCGGCGGGCGCACCGGGGCATCCTCGCTGGCACCCGCCCGCGTCTGGAACCATTTCTCGGCAGAGGCCAGCCAATCCGCATCCCGCAGGCGCAGGTTTTCATGGGAAATCCGCTGCGACCGGGTCAGCAGCGAATAGTTGAACTGCACCGGGTCCATATCCAGATAGCGTTCCACATCCTCGAACCACTCCAGGGAGTTGCGCGCCGCCGATTGCAACCGCAGCACATCCAGCCGCCGCTCCTCCTGATAGCGGACAAAGGCCTGTTCCAACGTCGGTTCGGTGCTGATGAACTCCGCCAATGCGATGGCGCTGTCAAAGGCCAGTCGCGTGCCCGACCCGATGGAGAAATGCGCCGTGGCCGAAGCATCGCCCAGCAAGACCACGTTCTGATGATACCATGTTTCGCAAAGCACACGGGGGAAGTTGATCCAGACCGCCGAGCCGCGCAGGTGATCCGCGTTGGAAATCAGCGCGTGCCCATCCAGATGATCGGCAAAAATCGCCTCGCAGGTGCGCAGGATCTCGTCCTTGCTCATCGCCTCAAAGCCCCAGTTTTCCCAGGTCTGGGCCGAGCATTCAACGATCACCGTCGCGGTGTCAGCGTCGAACTGATAGGCGTGGATCCACATCCAGCCATGCTCTGTCTTCTCAAAGATAAAGGTAAAGGCATCATCGAATTTCTGCTGTGTGCCCAACCAGATAAACTTGCAAGGGCGCACATCGACGTTTGGTTTGAAATGCGCGGCAAACTCGGTTCGCACCCGCGAATTCAGCCCGTCGCAGGCCAC includes:
- a CDS encoding SDR family NAD(P)-dependent oxidoreductase, with protein sequence MSEICGKHVVITGGGSGVGAALARGFAAQGARLTLLGRRKAPLEEVAAEVDGLPLACDVTDAEAVRETLAAAREQQGPITIAIANAGAAPSKPFARMDEGDFAAALAVNLSGVFNLWQAALPDMKAEGWGRMIAVASTAGLKGYPYVAGYCAAKHGVIGLTRALAQELARSGITVNAICPGFIETPLLERSIATIVATTGMSAEDAAKSLRAGNPQGRFIQPEEVADAALYLAGTAAASINGSALPITGGEI
- a CDS encoding acyl-CoA dehydrogenase family protein, with translation MADRTFLSWPFFEERHRALAEELESWAAGALADIDHGDTDAACRALVAALGAGGWTQNSGAMAGEALDVRTLCLIRETLARHDGLADFAFAMQGLGTGAISLFGSAAQRQEWLPLTRSGKAIAAFALTEPQSGSDVANSTMTATLDGDHYVLNGEKTWISNGGIADVYTLFARTGEGPGAKGLSAFVVPAGLPGFEVVERLETLAPHPLARLRFTDCRIPRSALLGEAGAGFKIAMSVLDVFRSTVAAAALGFARRALDEALARVTTRHVQGAPLADLQMVQGHIADMALDVDASALLVYRAAWAKDSGAARITREAAMAKLFSTDQAQQVIDRAVQLHGGDGVRQGQKVEELYRDIRALRIYEGASDVQRVVIARQAISAFQKGG
- a CDS encoding bifunctional salicylyl-CoA 5-hydroxylase/oxidoreductase, with protein sequence MKIACLGGGPAGLYFAISTKLRQPDAEITVFERNKPDDTFGWGVVLSDDALDNLAANDPVSAERIRDKFAYWDDIAVVHDGVRTVSGGHGFAGIGRKAMLVILQERARELGIDLRFETEVGSAASYQADYDLVVACDGLNSRVRTEFAAHFKPNVDVRPCKFIWLGTQQKFDDAFTFIFEKTEHGWMWIHAYQFDADTATVIVECSAQTWENWGFEAMSKDEILRTCEAIFADHLDGHALISNADHLRGSAVWINFPRVLCETWYHQNVVLLGDASATAHFSIGSGTRLAFDSAIALAEFISTEPTLEQAFVRYQEERRLDVLRLQSAARNSLEWFEDVERYLDMDPVQFNYSLLTRSQRISHENLRLRDADWLASAEKWFQTRAGASEDAPVRPPMFAPYRLREMQLKNRVVVSPMAQYKAKDGCPTDWHLIHYGERAKGGAGLVYTEMTCVSAQGRITPGCPGLYAPEHEAAWTRLTEFVHSETDAKICCQIGHSGRKGSTQLGWETMDAPLPEGNWETVSASALAWTEDNPAPREITAQEMEAIKAQFVAAAQMADRAGFDMIELHAAHGYLISSFISPKSNIRTDEYGGALENRLRYPLEVFEAMRAAWPASKPMSVRISANDWVGDEGVTPEEAVEIARAFTAAGADIIDVSAGQTTPEARPVYGRMFQTPFSDRIRNDAGIATMAVGNIYEADHANSILMAGRADLVCVGRPHLADPYWTLHEAARIGDRHADWPLPYQAGRDQAWRLADREAEVIRA
- a CDS encoding MarR family winged helix-turn-helix transcriptional regulator, producing the protein MQTDRSKDRLRLWLKVLKATRAVESEIRENLRQEFSTTLPRFDVMAALSQHLDGLKMSELSGVLKVSNGNVTGIVERLVDDGHVQREKVPGDRRASRVRLTEAGVAEFARQAAAHEAWIDRMFDSVQEAEVQTLSDALDQVAKRLENEGRKG
- a CDS encoding glycosyltransferase family 2 protein, with product MTTRPAKTAQRLIITCMKNEGPFILEWVAHHRALGFDHILVFTNDCDDGTVELLDALAARGYVTRMDNPYQEMGSGYNPQKGALKFAEGLDLVREAEWVLVSDVDEFVNIHVGDGDLDSLFAATGDPDMISMQWRLFGNSFRDSYEDVLLTQQHTYCAPKYCPAPIQAWGIKTLFRTRGDHVAGGYDRIGVHRPLKRRIEGMPNWVAGTGKPVPEDMADQGWRFGIRDHGYDMVTLNHYAVRSTESFLVKRDRGRVNHVERDQGLAYWMRMNFNMEQDLTIQRRLPATKKELTRLKRLKGIKALHDAAVTAHRSKITELMARDDMKAFYEEISSAKLTLLSRHLNFVSRAQFNDGPDAISPDLIRRLEQVPVL
- a CDS encoding AMP-binding protein yields the protein MLGPSAHIDTFTRDNLPPADQWPEFLMEGFDYPERLNAAVELTDAMVARGFGDHTALIGNGRRRTYKELADWTNRLAHVLVEDLGVKPGNRVLIRSANNPAMVACWLAATKAGAVVVNTMPMLRTGELAKIVDKAEISHALCDTRLMEELVSCAKTSAYLTSVVGFDGTSNHDAELDRLALEKPVSFEAVATGRDDVALLGFTSGTTGAPKATMHFHRDLLMIADGYAAEVLGVTPEDIFVGSPPLAFTFGLGGLAIFPLRFGAAATLLENASPPNLIEIIEKYRATVCFTAPTAYRVMLRAMEEGADLSSLRAAVSAGETLPAPVYEDWMAQTGKPMLDGIGATEMLHIFISNRFDDHRPACTGKPVRGYQVRVLDAEGKEAPRGEIGRLAVKGPTGCRYLADTRQDSYVRDGWNITGDSFVMDADGYLHFAARNDDMIVSAGYNIAGPEVEAALLSHEAVAECAVIGAKDEARGEIVQAHVVLAEGSSPSDVLTKALQDHVKATIAPYKYPRDIVYIDALPKTETGKIQRFRLKAE
- a CDS encoding enoyl-CoA hydratase family protein, whose product is MISTDTKYFLCSVDAGVATVALNRPERKNPLSFESYAELRDWFRELHYDDDVKAVVFAPNGGNFSSGGDVHDIIGPLTKMSMKELLAFTRMTGDLVKAMVNCGKPIIAALDGVCVGAGAIIAMASDIRIATPEAKTAFLFTRVGLAGCDMGACAILPRIIGQGRAAELLYTGRSMSADEGHAWGFHNRIVAADELMAEARNWAERIVSGPNFGHMMTKTMLAQEWSMSIEQAIEAEAQAQAICMQTADFERAYQAFVKKEKPLFEGD